In Rattus norvegicus strain BN/NHsdMcwi chromosome 1, GRCr8, whole genome shotgun sequence, a genomic segment contains:
- the Hbe2 gene encoding hemoglobin subunit epsilon, whose translation MVHFTAEEKAAIISIWEKVDLEKLGGETLGRLLIVYPWTQRFFDKFGNLSSAPAIMGNPQIRAHGKKVLVSLGLAVENMDNLKETFAHLSELHCDKLHVDPENFKLLGNVLVIVLSSYFGKEFTAEVQAAWQKLVAGVATALSHKYH comes from the exons ATGGTTCACTTCACAGCTGAGGAGAAGGCTGCTATCATAAGCATATGGGAAAAAGTGGACTTGGAAAAACTTGGAGGAGAAACCCTGGGAAG GCTCCTCATTGTATATCCATGGACTCAGAGATTCTTTGACAAGTTTGGAAACCTCTCTTCTGCTCCGGCCATCATGGGTAATCCCCAGATCAGAGCCCATGGCAAGAAAGTGCTGGTGTCCCTAGGCTTGGCAGTTGAGAACATGGACAACCTCAAGGAGACCTTTGCTCATCTGAGTGAGCTGCACTGTGACAAGCTTCACGTGGATCCCGAGAACTTTAAG CTCCTGGGTAACGTGCTGGTGATTGTTCTTTCTTCTTACTTcggcaaagaattcacagctgaggtgCAGGCTGCCTGGCAGAAGCTGGTGGCTGGGGTGGCCACTGCTCTGTCCCACAAGTACCACTGA
- the Hbe1 gene encoding hemoglobin subunit epsilon 1 isoform X1 → MEERTNRRLLVVYPWTQRFFDSFGNLSSASAIMGNPRVKAHGKKVLTAFGETIKNLDNLKSALAKLSELHCDKLHVDPENFKLLGNVLVIVLASHFGNEFTAEVQAAWQKLVAGVATALSHKYH, encoded by the exons ATGGAGGAGAGAACAAACAGGAG ACTTCTCGTTGTGTACCCATGGACCCAGAGATTCTTTGACAGCTTTGGGAACttgtcctctgcctctgccataATGGGTAACCCAAGAGTCAAAGCCCATGGCAAGAAGGTGCTGACTGCTTTTGGAGAAACCATTAAGAACCTAGACAACCTCAAGTCTGCCTTGGCCAAGCTCAGTGAACTGCACTGTGACAAGCTACATGTTGATCCTGAGAACTTCAAA CTCTTGGGTAATGTGCTGGTGATTGTTCTGGCTAGTCACTTCGGCAATGAATTCACGGCTGAGGTACAGGCTGCCTGGCAGAAGTTGGTGGCTGGGGTGGCCACTGCTCTGTCCCATAAGTACCACTGA
- the Hbe1 gene encoding hemoglobin subunit epsilon 1 has protein sequence MVNFTAEEKSLINGLWSKVNVEEVGGEALGRLLVVYPWTQRFFDSFGNLSSASAIMGNPRVKAHGKKVLTAFGETIKNLDNLKSALAKLSELHCDKLHVDPENFKLLGNVLVIVLASHFGNEFTAEVQAAWQKLVAGVATALSHKYH, from the exons ATGGTGAACTTTACTGCTGAGGAAAAGAGCCTCATCAATGGCCTATGGAGTAAAGTGAATGTTGAGGAGGTTGGTGGTGAAGCCTTGGGAAG ACTTCTCGTTGTGTACCCATGGACCCAGAGATTCTTTGACAGCTTTGGGAACttgtcctctgcctctgccataATGGGTAACCCAAGAGTCAAAGCCCATGGCAAGAAGGTGCTGACTGCTTTTGGAGAAACCATTAAGAACCTAGACAACCTCAAGTCTGCCTTGGCCAAGCTCAGTGAACTGCACTGTGACAAGCTACATGTTGATCCTGAGAACTTCAAA CTCTTGGGTAATGTGCTGGTGATTGTTCTGGCTAGTCACTTCGGCAATGAATTCACGGCTGAGGTACAGGCTGCCTGGCAGAAGTTGGTGGCTGGGGTGGCCACTGCTCTGTCCCATAAGTACCACTGA